The Hermetia illucens chromosome 2, iHerIll2.2.curated.20191125, whole genome shotgun sequence genomic interval TCGTcctaaggtattacttcgcacCGTTCTACAAAAATCCGATCATCAGACGATTCTGCCAAATCAAAAAAATTCGTCAACCCTCGAAGATCTGGTCGAAACATACGAATTTGAAACGGTATTGGGTCTTTACCCTCTTTGCATACGCCGATTTCGACTTCCATGAGTTAGTGACTTCTACTCCAGCAAGAGTGTTAGAAACAAAGAGCCGCTTTTCACTGAAGCGTAAACGCGAAGAAGATGAGGGCCATTCAGAAGTAGTCCCACATGAGTTATATGGACAAGCACCCAAGAAAATTTGCTTGGTAAATGACTCGCCCGTATTTTTCAAAGGTCGCAGACCAAGTCAAAGGAAAACTTttagaatttaatttattttgacaGCGTTAATTTTTCCCtattaaataaattgttttataGTAAAAATATCTGTACATtgattcaattttaaattcctTCTCCGGTCGCTAGACCAGGTTCTCAGATGTGATAAAGTGAAGATTGCTCAGTACGGCTGAAAAGAGTTCTTCGCTCAGCCGTTCCTCCTCACTCTTCAAGCCTTTGGCCCGTGAAGCGTCTagctccggtttcccgacttgtttcaacttatataccaactgtaaaaaaaaccaTAGCAAAAAATGGATGGAGTGCGATTGACAATTCCTCGTAGGGTAtgcattcattttattttttgaactgAACCAAGCATCTTTCATTGCGTGCTTCCGATCTGAAGCTACTAATTGAACTGGGTTACTTCCAGCAAGGGTGAAAAGTGTTGTGCGTAACTTAGTGGAACCGCTTACACTCAGGaaccactcatcatcatcatcatcaacggcgcaacaaccggtatccggtttaggcctgccttaataaggaactccagacatctcggttttgcgccgacgtccaacaattcgatatccctaaaagctgtctggcgtcctggcccacgccatcgctccatcttaggcagggtctgcctcatcttcttttcctaccatagatattgcccttatagactttccgggtgggatcatcttcatcgatacggattaagtgacccgcccaccgtaacctattgagccggattttatccacaaccgtacggtcatggtatcgctcatagatttcgtcattgtgtaggctacggaatcgtccatcctcatgtagggggccaacaattcttcggaggattcttctctcgaacgcggccaagagttcgcaatttttcttgcttagaacccaagtttccgaggaatacatgaggactggcaagatcatagtcttatacagtaagagctttggccctatggtgagacgtttcgagcggaacagtctctgtaagctgaaataggctctgttggctgacaacaaccgtgcgcggatttcatcatcgtagttgttatcggttgtgattttcgaccctagataggagaaattgtcaacggtctcaaagttgtattctcctaaccttatttttgttcgtgtttgtgtttgaccagtgcggtttgatgttgttggttgattcgtcttcggtgctgacgttgctaccatataccaCCACTTCGTTTCAATTGATTTCCTCCAAGCAGTGGAGAAAGCTGCAACAACCCGGAAGAAAATCAATAAAGGCACCGAAGATTCCACCTGCACCAGAATGAGGAATATAACAATAGACAAGCCGGaaagaatgaaaggttttgtcgaGTCTTACACAAGAATTGACGAGAGTTCTATATGCATATAGCTTGTAGCATATATGAAAACCTACCTCACCCCACGGTTCCTACATTTTCAACTGATTTACTGATGTAAAAACCTGCTttggaaagtattaaccgaaacctttcatttggtacttgATATGTCTacgagggtagttcaataagtgtttagaataaagtgtaaaggcaatttttttgaataattttttcttttatttttcaacataatctccttggaGCTCTATACACTTGGTcaatcatttttcaaatttttttaatcCTTCAGAAAAGTGTTTTCGGAAGTTCCTCAAAATAAGCACTTACAGAGGCAATGACGTCTTCGTTGTCCGTAAATCTCTGTCCACTGAgccattttttcaagtttggaaataaaaaaaagtcactGGGGGTGGGTGTTCGaccaattcaaattttaattcttcaattttagcCATTGAAACGAAGCAAGTATGAACTCGGGCGTTGTCGCGatggaaaagatttttttttcaccacatGTGGCCATTTTTTTAATTACTTCTTTCAGCTGCCCTAGTAATGATGCATAATACTCACCAGTAATTGTTTTACCCTTTTCCAAGTAGTCGATAAGGATAATTCCACGGGCATCCCAAAAAACTGTAGCCATAACCTTACCAGCTGACTTTAcggtcttcgccttctttggagCTGGTTCACCCGTGCCGATCTACTGTTTTGACTGTTCCTTCGTCTCAGGAGTATAGTGGTGTATTCATGTTTCATCCACAGTCACAAACCGACGAAAAAATTCCTCAGGATTCCGACTTATGCGCGCCAAAAGAGCCCCAGAGGTGACCACTCTATTTCGTTTATTCTCAGCtgagagcaaacgcggcacccatcttGCTGTTAGCTTTCTCATGCCTAATTTTTCATGTATAATTGAAAAAACGATACCTATTGAATATCCCTGTGGCCACAGCTAACTCGTGCCCTTTTAATCTTCCATCCTTCAACACCATATCGTGGATTTTATTGATGATTTCGGGAGTAGTCACTTCTTACGTAAATTCAGAAGATGTGGACTGCGGCTGGACTATATATCTAGTCGGGAGTGGCGCTGACTAAAAACAGATGATTTAGGGCGATTCGCGCGCCATCCGTTGGTCATTCGAAGGACTTACTGAACTACCCTCGTACATTCGAAGTAGGAAAATTTTACCCTTTCCCCTTTAGACTTCGATATAGAATAATATCGTTCACTCTATGGGAGGAGGTTCACGCTCCCTAACTTTCTtctaaatttcatgtcaattagtacaaccgtttctgagaaaagtacattTGAGGACTGCCAAAACCACAAACAGATGGTCagacaaaatcgaaaatcgattttctgctaaactttaaaaagaatGGGTTCCGGATCCCATCTACGTTGCAAATATGGAAAGCAAGGGTATTTGGCTATGGAATGTAATATTCTgttcttctttagtctttgtcccacCCTGGCTGGTTAGATCAGATTCACCATGGAAAACATAAATACGATCTACTGTCAGATCTTCCAGAGCGATAACAATATCGATTTCGTTGTTGCTTccaagtaatataaatatcgcCTAACATTCAAAAGCCGATATAGAGCTAGTATAACGTTGACGTTACACCTAGGAAGGTGTCTGACAACCTTCGACTTTGCAAATGATATTGGGATAACCATCGTAGTAAAACGCCTCGACAAGATCGACATTTATCCAACTGAAACGATCTGATATTCTAATTAAAAAATGCTATCATATCATTTACGGAATCATTAAATTGAGCAACCAGCGTGTATATAAGTATCATCGAATTTTCTCGGAGACAAATCAGACGATTGACCGAGAGTTTCTCGACAACTTGTAGCGTACCTTGAGGTTCTGATCCAGGTACTTTAGTGTGGATAAATGAAATGTTGAACTAGTACACCAAGTGTGCAACAAAAAAGCGTCTTCCTCCGCTGAAACAATTTGGAGAATATTACCAAACATTGGTAGGCTAAAACAAAGCCGTTCCACTCCACGAAGTCCCAACTGGACAACAGGGCTAGAAAACAAGGCAAACTTCGGAAATCCAGAAGTAGTGAAAAATATTcggaaaaataaattcaatttttgtagGGAATGTAATATATAGCTGTTTAGATATTCTTCTTCGTTCGCCGGCCGTTCGGCAACGCatacaaaaatcaaatttcaagaTGCTTTGTGTCACCTCACTGTAACAATTCCACTTTCGCATCGAGCGCAGCTGGTAATTTCACCACTTTGGTCGtagtttccaaaatatctttcattAACCTTTACGGTTGATGCTAGGCAGAACAAAATTTCACGTTGTCTGCTTAGCTATAGTTGGGATCAATTgttaaacaatttcaatttagttCTACGTCTGTTTTTctttggtttaaataaaacgatacaCCGAATTTAGCTAGTTActaattttaattgaacttgattttataaAACCACTACACGTTAAAAGAATACTTCAATTTGGATAATCGATAAATTTTGTTCAACAAGAAAACGTGATGTGTGCACTTGCCGGTGGTCAAGACAGGAGAGAGCGGCTcatctccatgcggtcttttcctgtcccaaccgaCGGCACCTTCTCACCGGTAGTCCTCCACatccgtggcgagttctaaatagtggagagttcggcgcgccatTCATTTGCtctcattcgcaacattcgaaataaatttcgaatgccgctcCTCCTGCGCTACAGCTGCATCGATTTAGTTATGCCAATTCGGGATACTGTCCGAAGAGCTTTAATCTGACTGGGAATGTAGAACATAATGTAATCCATTGCCTAAAATTTACTATGCACCGAACGAGAATTTTCGAACTATACGTGAGAAGGCAAGTCAGGAAGAGTTCAGAAGAATGTAAAAAACGGATGCAGGGGGTGGTGAacgaagaagaaaggaagaaaaatgacAGGAGTGAGCTGTAGTTCCATATCCCAACGAAAAGGTCAATCAGACAGACAGTAAtttgattttaatcaggttttattTTCCGAAcagacatttttgaaaataataggcTAGGTTACGTGAATAATACCGACAATAGCGTAGCTAATCCAACAATAACTACTGAATGTCAAGGTTGTCGCTCTTTCtcgctatttatttttgttggtGTAAAAATCGCTACTTAAAAGAAAAgccaagccgggaaaccggaagctggacgcttcaggcatgaaaggttttgggtatttcttttatttttatcccattagtagctagcacgtaatatatgcatacatacattatgtgagaatatccattttcgtgtaatactgacattcaaagtcttgaattcgtGCTGAAGTtaaaattttgacctactataactttgttcgtaatagtgcgacttccatcaaacttggcaaAATCATCCGCAATGCTGTAACTTCCATTGCTGAAAAATTTCGggagggttttgcagtcaattacttacaattatagtaatatgctattatttactttatttgagcagatatcagtatggagggtagtTCGTAGCataggcaccatatagggggaacctcctgatttttttgaaCTTTTTCGGTTAAATAGTTTTCGAGAATAGGTCCATGAAAGGAAAGATCACTTTTAACTCCTCGCACTCCcagcatttccaacaaatgtcaaaactaagagtaGTAACCGAGACTTATCATTTAATacccaatatgactatatttgggtgAGATAATTTAAATCCCTCACCCCTtactacctttccaccaaatttagtgtcaatcgctataatcgctTCCAAAGAAATGCTTGTGGTAGACAAACAAACAGGTATAAGTATTCATAGATTGTCTAAAAGAAGAATCTTTCCCATCGGAGTGGAAATTACGAAAACTTGTATTGATCCAGAAGTCAGGTAGGCCAATAGGTGAGTCAAAATCCTACaaacctatctgtcttctgaatatatAAGCGGCTAATTGATAGTGGCAATTATTGACCAGATAGGCAGTTTGGCTCCATGAAGGCCCTCCAAAATGGTTTTTGAACTAGCAAGGAAAGCCTGGGACAAAGGGAAATTCTACGCACTGGTGACTCTCgacatcaaaaatgcattcgattTTGCCAGATGGAACCGCATAATCAaagcgctcatcgcggcacaaatGCCAAATTATATGTTATGTATGATCTTCGAATACGTCTGACAGCGGAAGTTACTCTACGATTCGGAAGAAGGGTCGAAGACATGCGATATAACGGCAGGGGTTTCGCAGGGATCTGTTCTACGGGTTCCAGTAGCTAAGCAGGCTGTTATCGggggattcgcagatgacgttggagtgacCATAACATCTAATCACCTTCACAAAGTAGAAATTTCGCGAGTTTGGCTATCTgtacgatcaagtcttggcttgaaAACTTCAGACTGAATCAAAACAGAAAACGGAGCTAGTACTTTTTACGTAGTGACGGAAAGGAAAAACCATTCAGGTCCGCATCGGCACACATACCATTCGCTCCCAGCCATCGTTAAAATACTGGGAGCAACTTTCGACTCAAAGGTTAGTTTTAAACCTCAATGAAAGCTTACTGGGCAAAAAGCAGCGACTATCAGCTCGATATTAGCAAGGATTCTTCCAAGTATAGGCTGCccaaaatactgccaccaattACTTTTATcccgagtcgtcagctctgttcttttatacgcggcaccattGTAGAAAATCGAAGTCattttcaagctgcatatcTGCTAAGTGTTCCCTGCACATACTCCGCCTACCGGACAATATCCTATGAGGCGGCATGCGTAATTGGGAGGATGATTCCCGTGGATGTTTTAGCCGATAAAGCGAGCCGCTTGTACGAAAAACAGGAAGCAAGCCTTAGCAAGCAAACTGCACGAATGAGGCCATTAGCTGCATGGCAAACACCATAGAATCAGGCGAAGAATGATCGGTGGACATACAAGCTAATCCCGAATATATGGATGTGGACTCCACGAATCGTGGCGAAACAAGTTACGACTTGACTCAATTCTTAAGCAAACATGATGGGTACAGAAAGCATCTCTATGGGTTCGGTTCGGATGAATCGCCAGATTATCCTACATGGCACGGTCCAGTAGAAGATGAAGAATGCGTTTTCTCCGTGTACCTAAGATTTGAAGGCCCAAGGAGGAACGTGGAGAATGAGCTGGAATCCTCCTTAATGGTGGAATATATGGTTATCTATATGGTGAAATCGGATACCCGTAGAGTACAGTAGTTAGACCGGTGAAAAGGCTAAAAGAAGTAAAAGCTAAACGGAGACATAGAAGCGAAGCTAATGCAACAACTAACACATGTCCCCttgaaaatttttcaactttcttTCATCCAGGGACTGTTTGAAAACATTAGCTAATTTTCGCAATATGCACTAACGAAAACATTACATCCCGACTAATGAAAAACCTCAAGTTGTATCATAATATGCGAACATGCATCAAGGATTACATGTGGTGTTGGTGAAGACAAGGAGCCCACGACTTTTTTAGGCGAAGCTGCTGAACTGAAAATGTGGTTTCTAATTCGCTGGTAGTCATTATAGGAGCAATGGGAATAAGTTTTGCGCTTGACGTCATGCCAACTTTTCTAACACAACTTGATTCATTAACGCTTATTTAGACAGAAATCATCCCTAGCAAACAACTAATAAAAGCCTTCAAAATAAATTCCACACATATCAAAAGAATGCATGTTATTCATGCGTACCGTAACCACCCACCACATTTCCTACTGGGTTGCGCCAATACTTGAGTTCCTACTTATCATCTAGATTTAATTCAAACAATATACGGAACTGGAACTGGTAAAATTTCTGTTCTATAAAAAGACCCACAACATTGTCTTCAGGTATCAAATTCACTAGACGCTTTGTTCAGGTAACACAGACCTACCagaaaaatcattcaaaatgtTCAAGTTGGTAAGTAGTTGCCGATCCACTTATTTGCACTCCAAGTCACCCTGGTGACATTACCCGGTAGTGAATGCTACAACTTTGTATTACTCATGTCATCTGATTTTAAAGCGAATTTTTCCTTCTATTCACTTCAAGGTGGTGTTATTCGCTCTCGTTGCCATTGCTGCTGCCCGCCCAGGTCTTTTGGTTGAATCACCTTTGGCTTATGCTGCAACTTCTGTGGACAGTGGATACGCTTACTCCCATAGTGTACACACCCCAGACTACGTGAACCAAGTTTCGGTCAGCAAACCATTGACCACTACAACTGTAGTAAGGTCGCTTCCTGCTGTTCATGCTCCAGCCGCTATTGTTTCACCTGTCTTGGCCCCAGCTGTTCACACCTATGCTGCTGCACCTCTCGTCCATGCCtggtaaaaaaatgaaagtGAGAAATTGGTTAATGAGTTTTGGAATAAACGTctgaaaaaagaataaaatatgtTTCCATTTAATTCAAGTTCGATTAAGTTACGGTAAACCTTTCAGAAACCCAAAAAGAGTATTTCGGAAAAATATACTGTGCGAGGTGAATGGTTATTGGAAATTAGGGGAAaacaaaaaggatcctttcaatattttcaataagataTAAATGAAACCGTGTTGTTAATCAAGGTACTGTAAGCAGTTAATTAATATGTAATACTCACAAACATTTGATCAGAACTCAATCGACGTGAAATACATATTGTGATAATAACGAGAAGGGAATAAAACACTATGGATACCAAATCCTTCGTCACTTTGTCGTTATTACCACGATATGTATTTCACGACAATTGGCTCCTTATCAAATATTTGTGAAATAGTGAATAGTGAAATGGTTTATTAATCCAAGATTAAAAACAATTGTTGGACGTACCGATTGGAGCTAATAGTCAAGGGACACCAGATGTCCTCGCACGGCCAGGATCGTAATGTCATAATTAAATACCCACATTTACATAACATGGCTGTCTTCATAAATTAGTTAAAATGTCTAGTGCTATCTCTTACAAGATCCTTTCCTGAAACTATTTGCTGATTCTGAAAGGATACTAAGGCCACTCCCTTACTATAGGAAAATTATGAGACGTATTTGCATGCTTGCT includes:
- the LOC119649024 gene encoding uncharacterized protein LOC119649024 encodes the protein MFKLVVLFALVAIAAARPGLLVESPLAYAATSVDSGYAYSHSVHTPDYVNQVSVSKPLTTTTVVRSLPAVHAPAAIVSPVLAPAVHTYAAAPLVHAW